The following proteins are co-located in the Pedobacter sp. FW305-3-2-15-E-R2A2 genome:
- a CDS encoding helix-turn-helix transcriptional regulator, translating into MTKLGDYLAPRSVNKAEIARKTGLTRARMNELTLTETSKLRAEELYLIALAINVKPAEMLEEMYHGLTLIEGS; encoded by the coding sequence ATGACTAAACTGGGAGATTATTTAGCACCGCGTTCTGTAAATAAGGCGGAGATCGCAAGAAAGACGGGGTTGACGCGGGCAAGAATGAATGAGTTGACACTAACGGAAACCTCCAAGCTCAGAGCAGAAGAGCTTTATTTGATTGCGTTGGCAATTAATGTAAAACCCGCAGAGATGCTGGAAGAAATGTATCATGGCCTGACATTGATAGAAGGGAGTTAA
- a CDS encoding DUF3887 domain-containing protein, which produces MKKIILLFFALFLSITGFSQGVLSLFNRSDDFFKLMEQEKFTEAYAFFDESAQSKITTENLEAIWKNLHTNYGKVLSTDVIQSKAEGEFFAVSVDVKFEKETQGFLLVFNKSEKMVGLFPRQKSNQQSYLRPAYADTNAYKEKEIYIKTAGHSLVGVLTTPAKGTNFPIVVLLHGSGPSDMDETVGPNKPFKDLAAGLATKGIASIRYVKRTLAYAGEFTKIFTVKEEVTDDALAAIALARTIPGADKKKIYLFGHSMGGMLAPKLATLAPDLNGLIMAAAPARKLTDIIDDQNRYSASQVKDTTGAVKKQLEEALKETAKTRITKLGLVKPDSLLLGLPAAYWVDLNLYDQVGTAKKLVKQKMMIVQGGFDFQVSTQDYQIWNAALGKKKNVTLKLYPDLNHLLSPQKEKGNMVQYGIPVSVSEVLVNDIATWIKAK; this is translated from the coding sequence ATGAAGAAAATTATTTTATTGTTTTTTGCCCTGTTTCTTAGCATAACAGGGTTTTCACAAGGCGTATTGTCCTTGTTTAATCGCTCAGACGACTTCTTTAAGCTGATGGAACAGGAGAAATTTACGGAAGCATATGCTTTTTTTGATGAAAGCGCCCAGTCTAAAATTACCACGGAGAATCTGGAAGCGATCTGGAAAAACCTGCACACAAATTATGGAAAGGTATTGAGTACTGATGTCATTCAAAGTAAAGCGGAAGGTGAGTTTTTTGCCGTTTCTGTAGATGTTAAATTCGAAAAGGAAACCCAGGGCTTTTTATTGGTCTTTAATAAGAGCGAGAAAATGGTGGGGCTTTTTCCAAGACAGAAATCTAACCAGCAATCGTATTTGAGACCTGCTTACGCAGATACAAATGCCTATAAAGAAAAAGAGATTTATATTAAGACCGCCGGGCATAGCCTGGTAGGTGTATTAACCACTCCGGCAAAAGGGACCAACTTCCCGATTGTTGTTTTGCTGCATGGTTCCGGTCCAAGTGATATGGATGAGACTGTAGGGCCAAATAAGCCCTTTAAAGATCTTGCTGCGGGTTTAGCAACCAAAGGTATAGCCAGTATCCGTTATGTGAAAAGGACGCTTGCCTATGCAGGTGAGTTTACTAAAATATTTACGGTTAAGGAAGAAGTAACAGATGATGCCCTGGCGGCAATTGCATTGGCGAGGACAATTCCCGGAGCAGATAAAAAGAAAATTTACCTGTTTGGACATAGCATGGGAGGTATGCTGGCACCAAAGCTGGCTACATTGGCTCCGGATCTTAATGGCCTGATCATGGCAGCAGCTCCGGCAAGAAAATTAACGGATATTATTGACGACCAAAACAGGTATTCGGCCTCACAGGTGAAAGATACTACAGGCGCAGTAAAGAAACAGCTGGAAGAAGCTTTAAAGGAAACTGCAAAAACCAGAATCACCAAACTTGGCCTGGTTAAACCCGATTCTTTACTGTTGGGCTTACCGGCAGCTTACTGGGTTGATTTAAATCTTTATGATCAGGTTGGAACAGCGAAAAAGTTGGTCAAACAGAAGATGATGATTGTACAGGGAGGCTTCGATTTTCAGGTATCTACACAGGATTATCAAATCTGGAATGCAGCTTTAGGTAAGAAAAAGAACGTGACACTGAAATTATACCCTGATCTGAACCATTTGTTGAGTCCCCAAAAAGAAAAGGGAAATATGGTGCAATATGGAATACCGGTCAGTGTTTCAGAAGTATTGGTGAATGATATTGCCACCTGGATCAAGGCGAAATAA
- a CDS encoding sigma-70 family RNA polymerase sigma factor, whose product MEPSIHTSGRAKTIRSWVLLYFDSLYSWAFYKTSNKESAEDLVQETFLVALKSFDQFEGKSTPKSWLFGILRHKITDYHRQKYKDPSIAILTTIENGSDALFDKLFNVHGEWNPGESPQPWQEETVHLLDDPDFNTTLQDCMKKLPLKWFSAVQLKFLEEKKPEQVCQELGVTPTNYWQIIHRAKLQLRKCLQINWFNG is encoded by the coding sequence ATGGAGCCTTCAATTCATACTTCAGGAAGGGCAAAAACAATCAGGTCCTGGGTCCTCTTATACTTTGACAGCTTATATTCCTGGGCTTTTTATAAAACCTCAAATAAAGAATCCGCAGAAGACCTCGTTCAGGAAACTTTCCTGGTGGCCCTGAAATCATTTGATCAGTTTGAAGGAAAATCAACTCCAAAATCATGGCTATTTGGAATTTTAAGGCATAAAATCACAGATTATCACCGCCAAAAATATAAGGATCCCAGCATCGCAATACTTACAACAATTGAAAATGGATCCGATGCACTTTTCGACAAATTATTCAATGTCCATGGAGAATGGAATCCAGGAGAAAGCCCCCAACCATGGCAGGAAGAAACTGTGCATCTTTTAGACGATCCTGATTTTAATACAACGCTTCAGGACTGCATGAAGAAATTACCCTTAAAGTGGTTTTCGGCAGTTCAGTTAAAATTTCTGGAAGAAAAAAAACCAGAACAAGTGTGTCAGGAATTGGGAGTTACGCCGACTAATTACTGGCAAATCATCCATAGGGCAAAGTTGCAACTCAGAAAGTGTTTACAGATCAACTGGTTTAACGGATAG